The Prunus persica cultivar Lovell chromosome G7, Prunus_persica_NCBIv2, whole genome shotgun sequence genome has a segment encoding these proteins:
- the LOC18771186 gene encoding uncharacterized protein LOC18771186 isoform X1: MVFVTSPVTELIQKELEIHLPAWNRYKELVGSHGSYIRQFFMDNVLYVSVPIRSLMLCIIRVVREGKERRRQWAQRKTPKKTPQPSAGVESVQDAPETETHQESLGSAGMLPSNIVELLAAREKQVFHSDSEDENTDSKSTKKKKRLKSSGVDTVILKETPAPKCLQNSLAFLEKRKMQVSRSHAVLNNSNQALRFLSSSGLLSKNVTS, translated from the exons ATGGTGTTCGTCACCTCACCAGTCACAGAACTTATACAAAAGGA GCTTGAAATCCATTTACCAGCATGGAATAGATATAAGGAATTAGTTGGATCACATGGAAGTTATATCCGACAGTTTTTTATGGACAATGTTTTGTATGTTTCTGTGCCTATAAGAAGTTTGATGCTTTGCATTATCAG GGTGGTTCGTGAAGGAAAAGAACGTCGTAGACAATGGGCCCAAAGGAAAACACCAAAGAAAACACCACAGCCGTCTGCTGGAGTTGAAAGTGTTCAAGATGCCCCTGAAACTGAAACACACCAAGAATCTTTGGGTAGTGCAGGGATGCTTCCAAGCAACATTGTTGAATTGCTTGCAGCTCGTGAGAA ACAAGTGTTCCACTCAGACTCTGAGGATGAGAATACTGACTCAAAGTCcactaagaaaaagaaaaggctaaAAAGCTCAGG GGTTGATACTGTTATTTTGAAGGAGACACCTGCTCCAAAATGCTTACAGAATTCCTTGGCGTTCttggagaaaaggaaaatgcaggTGTCTAGATCACATGCAGTGTTGAACAACTCCAACCAAGCCTTACgcttcctctcttcttctggCTTGTTGAGTAAAAACGTGACGAGCTAA
- the LOC18771186 gene encoding uncharacterized protein LOC18771186 isoform X2 codes for MSDREDYDSDAPEELTAEQGIQQDEELSKVQKENKARVVREGKERRRQWAQRKTPKKTPQPSAGVESVQDAPETETHQESLGSAGMLPSNIVELLAAREKQVFHSDSEDENTDSKSTKKKKRLKSSGVDTVILKETPAPKCLQNSLAFLEKRKMQVSRSHAVLNNSNQALRFLSSSGLLSKNVTS; via the exons ATGTCGGACAGAGAAGATTACGATTCGGACGCCCCCGAGGAGCTCACAGCCGAGCAG GGAatacaacaagatgaagaactAAGTAAGGTccagaaagagaacaaagcgAG GGTGGTTCGTGAAGGAAAAGAACGTCGTAGACAATGGGCCCAAAGGAAAACACCAAAGAAAACACCACAGCCGTCTGCTGGAGTTGAAAGTGTTCAAGATGCCCCTGAAACTGAAACACACCAAGAATCTTTGGGTAGTGCAGGGATGCTTCCAAGCAACATTGTTGAATTGCTTGCAGCTCGTGAGAA ACAAGTGTTCCACTCAGACTCTGAGGATGAGAATACTGACTCAAAGTCcactaagaaaaagaaaaggctaaAAAGCTCAGG GGTTGATACTGTTATTTTGAAGGAGACACCTGCTCCAAAATGCTTACAGAATTCCTTGGCGTTCttggagaaaaggaaaatgcaggTGTCTAGATCACATGCAGTGTTGAACAACTCCAACCAAGCCTTACgcttcctctcttcttctggCTTGTTGAGTAAAAACGTGACGAGCTAA